The following proteins are encoded in a genomic region of Nicotiana sylvestris chromosome 4, ASM39365v2, whole genome shotgun sequence:
- the LOC104245099 gene encoding deoxyuridine 5'-triphosphate nucleotidohydrolase-like: MAEEKITKFAVQNAADLSKFIKSYIPFLNVRRLSDKATLPKRMFAHSAGYDIFSARDITVPARGKAIIPTDLSIDLPPGTYGRIAARSGVAWHHSIDVGGGVVDLDKNPVFVILFNHSDVDFEVKIGDNIAQLVIELHATPEVVEVY, translated from the exons ATGGCAGAGGAAAAGATCACAAAATTTGCAGTCCAAAATGCAGCTGATCTTTCTAAATTTATTAAGAGTTACATACCATTCTTGAATGTGAGAAGATTATCAGATAAGGCCACTTTACCCAAACGAATGTTCGCTCATTCTGCAGGTTATGATATTTTCAG TGCAAGGGACATTACGGTGCCAGCTCGAGGAAAGGCTATAATTCCCACGGACTTAAGCATAGATTTACCTCCAGGAACTTATGGTCGTATTG CTGCGAGATCAGGTGTGGCTTGGCATCATTCCATTGATGTTGGAGGTGGAGTGGTTGATTTAGACAAAAATCCTGTTTTCGTGATACTATTCAACCATTCTGATGTTGATTTTGAGGTAAAAATTGGAGATAACATAGCACAGTTAGTCATTGAGCTTCATGCCACACCTGAGGTTGTTGAGGTCTATTAA
- the LOC138890479 gene encoding uncharacterized protein, whose translation MPDIPKYDGPTDPRDHVTTFTTGVKGNDLTKQEIESIHLSKHTREHRDSEMLRELVDRFQCERMMLPRVPDNWAAIAFASNLNGKSSEATRRLKESLCEFPATTWNDVYNRYSTKLRIEEDTISRSQKEERGSSRRAKTKKRSGKNRYEPYMGPTERDSRSKQDSSRYNHRSRDRESGSSSRFGKERNTRETRDGDRGSKAKFGDYNLNVSTSELVAVLRSMDDKVRWPKLLQGEVDHLLKQRYLTELFSEKGKQAYMENMTINVISVGEEINGVKYTTAKKVSKVIVTHGKRVRHVLKEESITFDDADADGVITPHNDVPVISLLVHDTNVKRVLIDPGSSVNIILLRVLNEMQVEDKLVPKAHTLSGFDNSSVVTKGEVVEMDMAYNMILGRPWIHKMDAVLSTLHQVIKFPSQWRIHQICDDQQTSRSINSVADSSTKNEEK comes from the exons atgcctgatattccaaaatacgatggaccgactgatccacgagaccacgtgactacATTCACAACTGGTGTAaagggcaacgacttgaccaaacaagaaattgaatca attcatttatcaaagcacactcgggagcacAGAGATTCAGAGATGCTCAGAGAATTGGTAGACAGATTCCAGTGTGAAAGGATGATGTTGCcgcgtgtacctgataactgggcagctatagcttttGCCAGTAAtttaaatgggaaaagttcagaagccacgagacgactcaaggaaagtctatgtgaatttccagcaacaacttggaatgatgtttacaacagatacagcacgaagttgaggatagaagaagataccatCTCTCGGTCTCAAAAAGAGGAAAGGGGAAGTTCGAGACGTGCGAAAACTAAAAAAAGGTCTGGTAAAAACAGATATGAGCCCTACATGGGACCAACAGAAAGAGACTCACGTTCAAAGCAGGATAGCTCAAGGTACAATCATAGATCAAGAGATAGAGAGTCAGGCTCATCATCAAGGTTTGGAAAAGAGCGAAACACACGAGAGACACGAGATGGTGATAGAGGCTCGAAGGCAAAATTTGGCGATTACAATCTCAATGTTAGCACATCAGAGTTAGTAGCAGTATTAAGAAGCATGGATGATAAGGTGAGGTGGCCAAA ATTGCTGCaaggtgaagttgatcatttgTTAAAGCAAAGATATCTAACCGAATTGTTTAGTGAAAAGGGTAAGCAAGCATATATGGAGAACATGACCATTAATGTTATAAGCGTAGGAGAAGAAATTAATGGCGTGAAATATACGACAGCCAAGAAAGTTTCAAAGGTTATAGTCACACACGGGAAACGAGTTCGAcatgttttaaaagaagaaagtattacattcgatgatgcagatgcagatggcgtaATAACTCCACACAATGATGTACCggtaatatctctacttgtacatgacactaatgtaaaacgagttttgattgatccaggtagctccgtGAACATCATTTTGCTAAGAGTGTTAAACGAAATGCAAGTCGAAGATAAGCTGGTACCCAAGGCGCATACTTTATCTGGTtttgacaattcaagtgtagtaacaaaaggggAG GTGGTAGAGATGGATATGGCTTATAATATGATTCTTGGTAGACCATGGATTCACAAAATGGATGCTGTGCTATCTAccctacatcaagttattaaattcccttCACAATGGAGAATACATCAAATCTGTGATGATCAACAAACATCTAGGAGCATCAACTCCGTAGCAGATTCAAGCACaaagaatgaagaaaaatag
- the LOC138890480 gene encoding uncharacterized protein, translating into MTHKLNEDPSYPPVKQKKRKQGSFKNQVIQDKMQTLLKIGSIHEVKYPNWLANTVVVPKKNGKWRVCVDYTDLKNVCPKDSFPLPHIDQLIDATAGHELLSFLDAYLGYNQIKMDPLDEEKTSFITDKGTYCYKVMPFGLKNAGATYQRLVTKMFQEQLGKTMEVYIDDMLVKSQQVGDHIQHMSDTFQILRKFNMKLNPEKCAFSVSSALKKQDQIEWSEECQQALKNLKVYLSNPPLLAKPKDGEKLLIYLAISEVAVSVILVREDQGACLGIVLVPHTGETIRLAIKCHSVTNNEAKYEAVIAGLELARELSVEQVAIKSDLQLIVNQIMGTYTIPREENVEVDALANLASVAEVTNDENASYGIVPEDKKQAQAFCKKAARYCLKQGNLYRKMFGGPLARCLGPSQTEITSTPYNLVGNGQAESTNKVIINNLKKRLEESKGNCPEVLPGVLWAYRTTTKISTGETPFSLVYGAEALIQVEIVEPRKRYTQATEESNEEEMRINLDLLEERREAELIRMAAQK; encoded by the exons ATGACTCACAagttaaatgaagatccatcatatccacctgtcaaacaaaagaaaagaaagcaaggatctttcaaaaatcaggttATTCAAGATAAGATGCAAACacttttaaaaattgggtctatccacgaggtaaaatatccaaattggttagctaatactgtagtagtaccaaaaaagaatggtaagtggcgagtttgtgtagattatactgatcTAAAAAATgtttgtcctaaagattcttttccattaccgcatatagatcaactaattgatgctactgcaggacatgaattgttaagttttttagatgcatatttagGGTATAACCAAATCAAAATGGATCCCctagatgaggaaaaaacttcatttataacagacaaggggacttactgttacaaaGTAATGCCATTTGGCCTCAAAAACGCTGGAGCCACATATCAAAGGTTggtgaccaaaatgtttcaagaacaattagggaaaaccatggaagtctacatagatgatatgctggTCAAGTCACAACAAGTAGGGGATCATATTCAACACAtgtctgatacatttcagattctCCGTAAATTTAACATGAAGCtaaatcccgagaaatgtgcatttagtgtttcatcag CTCTAAAAAAGCAGGATCAAATCGAATGGTCTGAGGAATGTCAGCAAGCGCTCAAAAATTTGAAAGtatacttgtcaaatccaccgtTGCTCGCAAAACCAAAAGATGGGGAAAAGTTACTTATCTACCTTGCTATTTCTGAAGTAGCGGTGAGTGTTATTTTGGTTCGTGAAGATCAAG GGGCATGTCTaggaattgttttggtaccacaTACGGGTGAAACAATACGACTGGCCATAAAATGCCACTCTGTTACTAACAATGAAGCaaagtatgaagctgtgattgcaggtttggaaCTGGCACGCGAGCTTAGCGTAGAACAGGTCGCAATCAAAAGTGATTTGCAGCTCATAGTTAACCAAATTATGGGGACTTATACA ATACCAAGAGAAGAAAATGTCGAGGtagacgccctagctaatcttgcatcaGTGGCAGAAGTGACAAATGATGAAAATGCTTCT tatggtattGTCCCTGAAGATAAGAAACAGGCTCAAGCTTTTTGCAAAAAAGCTGCTCGGTActgtttaaagcaaggcaatctttatcgtaaaatgttcggtggccccttagcaagatgcctcggaccttcaCAAACAGA gattacttcAACTCCTTACAATttggtgggtaatggacaagctgaatcaacgaataaagtcattatcaacaatttgaagaaaagatTGGAGGAATCCAAAGGCAATTGCCCGGAGGTGTTACCTGGTGTTTTGTGGGCTTAccgcacaacaacaaaaataagtaCGGGGGAAACACCGTTCTCACTTGTATATGGAGCTGAAGCCTTGATCCAAGTTGAAATAGTGGAGCCAAGAAAGAGATATACACAAGCAACTGAGGAGTCAAACGAAGAAGAAATGCGAATAAAtctagatttacttgaagaaaGGAGGGAAGCTGAGCTAATAAGGATGGCAGCGCAAAAATAA
- the LOC138890481 gene encoding tropomyosin-2-like has protein sequence MHDYQIEADNWKEQYESLQFDMEMLEESKCTLEQQLKVLTSELAVEKASSNQVDKDKNLLETSFSKQPSKASEEIRGLKALLSEKEVYAGELVQTLTQTQEDLRESSDKVSSLKISLAPLQSSYDTALVENEKLRNEIDQWERDYKILEDKTAIEVSWAILNTRHDTLMEASQEDFNLDAKLAKINETIEKTEQSQDFQSPMADTPEHVEDDMGTVNALTPSSQPEPSAANDTTLDPLSAP, from the coding sequence ATGCATGATTATCAGATTGAAGCGGACAACTGGAAAGAACAATATGAAAGCCTTCAATTTGATATGGAAATGTTAGAAGAAAGCAAATGCACCTTAGAGCAGCAGTTGAAGGTTTTGACTTCAGAGTTAGCAGTTGAGAAGGCTTCCTCAAATCAAGTTGACAAGGACAAAAATCTCCTTGAGACATCATTTTCTAAGCAACCCTCTAAGGCCAGTGAAGAGATTAGAGGATTGAAGGCTTTGCTAAGCGAGAAAGAGGTTTACGCCGGCGAACTCGTGCAAACACTTACTCAGACCCAAGAAGATCTCCGTGAGTCTTCTGATAAGGTCAGTTCTTTAAAGATTTCACTTGCTCCTCTGCAATCTTCTTATGATACTGCCTTGGTTGAAAATGAAAAACTCAGAAACGAGATCGATCAGTGGGAGAGAGATTATAAGATTCTTGAGGACAAGACTGCTATCGAAGTGAGTTGGGCTATTTTAAACACGCGCCACGATACCCTTATGGAGGCTAGCCAAGAGGATTTCAACTTGGATGCTAAGTTAGCCAAGATAAATGAGACCATTGAAAAAACTGAGCAAAGCCAAGATTTTCAGTCTCCCATGGCCGACACTCCTGAGCATGTTGAAGATGATATGGGTACGGTGAATGCTCTAACTCCTTCAAGTCAACCCGAACCTTCTGCTGCTAATGACACCACTTTAGATCCTCTTTCTGCCCCTTAG